A single region of the Thermoanaerobacterium aotearoense genome encodes:
- a CDS encoding Gfo/Idh/MocA family protein — protein MPKEIKLGFVGLGYIGTIHATACFAMPLIFKDLPFKIRFGSVCKNDINDIPYFFEGGVRTVDELLEDKNLNAIDICTPNFLHKVQAIEAMKRNLNVYLEKPIGLNGEEALELARMANDKNIINQAALMYRFMPAINQARDMIKNGEIGAVLNFKALMLHSGYLNPKRPMSWKMRFDTSGGGSIIDLGIHLIDAVRFMLGEVSEVQANSKTYFKQRPVSRIADEYEEVDVDDWTEARITMKSGAWGTVETSRISAEIEEETQFLIYGTKGSIKISTKEPRYAHLYIKNENQYTIGTYKNKSIFSKYLETIYPDPKYSLGSMVDMHLASLMNFFLNIVDGKIVHKETPTFDEAYKSQLVIDKIIESAKNDGSLIKL, from the coding sequence ATGCCAAAAGAGATAAAGTTAGGATTTGTGGGCTTGGGATACATTGGGACTATTCATGCTACCGCATGTTTTGCGATGCCTTTGATTTTTAAAGACCTACCATTTAAAATCAGATTTGGTTCAGTATGTAAAAATGACATAAACGATATACCATACTTTTTTGAAGGCGGTGTAAGAACCGTTGACGAATTGTTGGAAGATAAGAACTTAAATGCTATTGATATATGTACTCCCAATTTCTTACATAAAGTACAAGCCATCGAAGCAATGAAAAGAAATTTGAATGTGTACCTTGAGAAACCCATTGGATTAAATGGGGAAGAAGCGTTAGAGCTGGCAAGAATGGCAAATGATAAAAATATAATAAATCAAGCGGCTTTGATGTACAGATTTATGCCTGCGATAAACCAAGCGAGGGATATGATTAAAAATGGTGAAATAGGAGCTGTGCTTAATTTTAAAGCTTTAATGTTGCACTCCGGATATTTGAATCCAAAAAGACCTATGTCGTGGAAAATGCGCTTTGACACATCTGGTGGCGGTTCGATAATAGATCTGGGTATACATCTTATTGATGCTGTTCGATTTATGTTAGGAGAAGTAAGTGAAGTTCAAGCAAACTCAAAGACGTATTTTAAACAAAGGCCTGTATCAAGGATTGCAGATGAATACGAAGAAGTAGATGTAGATGATTGGACAGAAGCGCGAATAACCATGAAAAGTGGTGCTTGGGGTACTGTTGAGACATCGAGGATATCTGCAGAGATTGAGGAAGAAACACAATTTTTAATATACGGTACAAAAGGCTCAATAAAAATATCCACAAAGGAGCCCAGATACGCTCATCTATATATAAAAAATGAAAATCAATATACGATTGGCACTTATAAAAACAAAAGCATATTTTCAAAATACTTAGAAACTATATATCCAGATCCTAAGTATTCATTGGGATCTATGGTAGACATGCATTTAGCAAGTCTTATGAATTTTTTCTTAAACATTGTAGATGGGAAAATAGTACATAAAGAAACACCCACTTTTGATGAAGCTTATAAAAGCCAGTTGGTGATAGATAAAATAATAGAATCTGCGAAAAATGATGGTTCTTTGATAAAACTTTAA
- the rd gene encoding rubredoxin — MEKWECTVCGYIYDPEVGDPTQNIPPGTKFEDLPDDWVCPDCGVGKDQFEKL; from the coding sequence ATGGAAAAATGGGAATGCACAGTTTGCGGGTACATATATGATCCAGAAGTTGGCGACCCAACGCAAAATATACCACCAGGAACTAAGTTTGAAGATTTGCCAGATGATTGGGTATGCCCTGATTGTGGGGTAGGAAAGGATCAGTTTGAGAAGCTATGA
- a CDS encoding YetF domain-containing protein, with protein sequence MQKFWEGYDDLTLTSWVLRAVTAYVLLLFLLRIMGQRTLSNMKMSDFIISIAFGNIIAHQLSDSNLGLRGPVITSVTFVILYILFNFLTIKYAKLRKMVDLDVIPLIYEGEIIKSGLKKAKIDLDLLMTELRLHNVLSVRDVHAAYLESNGKISIIKNADSQSVTLKDLDIRKAPIHAPIAVIEDGIVLHKNLEMIGKDEKWLMENLHAYNITDFKDVFLAVYETNDILYVTKK encoded by the coding sequence ATGCAAAAGTTTTGGGAAGGATACGACGACCTTACATTGACCTCATGGGTTTTAAGAGCTGTCACTGCGTACGTTTTACTTTTATTTCTTTTAAGAATCATGGGGCAGAGGACTCTCTCTAATATGAAGATGAGTGATTTTATCATATCTATAGCTTTTGGAAACATCATTGCTCATCAACTTTCTGACAGCAATTTAGGTTTGAGAGGTCCTGTGATTACAAGTGTAACATTTGTTATTTTATACATTCTGTTTAATTTTTTGACGATAAAATATGCTAAATTAAGGAAAATGGTTGATTTGGATGTCATACCGCTTATATATGAAGGCGAAATCATAAAGAGTGGGTTAAAAAAGGCTAAAATAGACTTAGATTTGCTGATGACAGAGCTTAGACTCCACAACGTTTTAAGCGTGAGAGATGTTCATGCGGCATATTTAGAAAGCAATGGGAAAATAAGCATAATAAAAAACGCAGATAGTCAAAGTGTGACATTGAAGGATTTGGACATAAGGAAAGCTCCTATACATGCTCCTATAGCTGTCATTGAAGATGGGATAGTGCTACACAAAAATTTAGAGATGATTGGAAAAGACGAGAAATGGCTTATGGAAAATTTGCACGCTTACAACATAACAGATTTTAAAGATGTTTTTCTTGCAGTTTATGAGACAAACGACATACTATACGTTACCAAAAAATAA
- the nadC gene encoding carboxylating nicotinate-nucleotide diphosphorylase, protein MDRIIAQKLIDNYILEDLTWGDITTDLLIPKGAKAKGYLYAKADGIIAGIDVFLMVFNTFDKDIQYVKYFKDGDAVKKGDLILETYGELNSCLKAERVALNLMQRMSGIATYVRVLKNMISETKAQLTDTRKTMPGLRYFDKYAVLVGGGINHRYNLSDGVLIKDNHIKAAGGIKNALTMIKNSVSHTQKIEIEVETIHELKEALKYGADIIMLDNMTIGMMKEAVEITNGKAILEASGNINEDNILQVAKTGVDIISVGAITHSVKALDISYDL, encoded by the coding sequence ATGGACAGGATTATAGCACAAAAATTGATAGATAACTATATTTTAGAAGATTTAACATGGGGTGATATTACCACAGATTTGCTTATACCTAAAGGTGCAAAAGCTAAAGGATATTTATACGCAAAGGCTGATGGAATAATAGCTGGCATAGATGTTTTTTTGATGGTTTTTAATACATTTGATAAAGATATCCAGTATGTAAAGTATTTTAAAGATGGTGATGCTGTAAAAAAAGGAGATCTGATATTAGAAACTTATGGTGAACTGAATTCTTGCCTTAAGGCGGAACGAGTTGCACTAAACCTTATGCAGAGGATGTCAGGAATAGCCACATACGTCAGGGTGCTTAAGAACATGATAAGTGAGACTAAGGCTCAATTGACAGATACGCGGAAGACGATGCCTGGATTAAGGTATTTTGATAAATACGCAGTTTTGGTAGGCGGTGGTATTAACCATAGGTACAATCTATCCGATGGGGTTTTGATAAAAGATAATCATATAAAAGCGGCTGGAGGAATTAAAAACGCACTGACTATGATCAAAAACAGTGTTTCACATACCCAAAAGATAGAAATAGAAGTGGAGACGATACACGAGCTAAAAGAAGCATTGAAATATGGAGCAGATATTATAATGCTTGATAATATGACTATTGGCATGATGAAGGAAGCTGTTGAAATAACCAATGGAAAAGCAATATTAGAGGCATCTGGAAATATCAATGAAGACAATATATTGCAAGTGGCTAAAACAGGTGTTGATATTATATCAGTTGGCGCAATAACGCATTCGGTAAAAGCACTTGATATAAGTTATGATTTATAA
- the nadB gene encoding L-aspartate oxidase produces MSYSVNFDSNEVESYMSDYVIVGSGIAGLNASYLAKSYGEVFLLTKDRLFRSNSSLAQGGIACVISQIDSFQSHIEDTIYAGAGLCDREAVEVLVKEAPSNIKRLIDLGINFDKKDGQLELGREGAHSANRIIHAGDYTGKEIINGLISVLDGVKIFEDTLVLDLLVEDNMVKGILAKNLILNQIFIVWAKVVILATGGAGNLFLNTTNPDTSTGDGISLAARQGAVLKDMEFMQFHPTALHGKDGERFLITEAIRGEGGILRNEKGVRFMPFYHKLNELAPRDVVSRAILSEISKSKIDYVYLDVSNIDKSLFKQRFPSIFEKIEKMGIDIEKDYIPVSPAAHYYMGGIATDLNGETTIKGLYACGECACTGVQGANRLASNSLLEGLVFSTRAISDSKKYLNNKIVPSHFHNNDKIDVEIDIDGLKHELRYLMEKNVGIIRSENSLKTMLNWLKLHENILYINADDRAKNELLSLYIVSKYMTMSALLRKESRGSHFRTDYPEENEMYRKHILIRGDEIYFDGQDYSTKIDR; encoded by the coding sequence ATGAGCTACAGTGTAAATTTTGATTCTAATGAAGTAGAAAGTTACATGAGTGATTATGTAATAGTTGGCAGTGGCATAGCTGGCCTTAATGCATCATATTTGGCAAAGAGCTATGGAGAAGTTTTTTTGTTGACAAAAGATAGACTTTTTCGTTCGAACTCGTCATTAGCACAAGGCGGTATAGCTTGTGTAATATCTCAAATAGATAGCTTTCAGTCTCACATAGAAGATACTATTTATGCTGGTGCAGGACTATGTGACAGAGAAGCTGTGGAAGTCTTAGTCAAAGAGGCGCCATCAAATATTAAGCGCCTTATTGATTTGGGTATTAACTTTGACAAAAAGGATGGCCAGCTTGAGCTTGGTAGGGAAGGGGCGCATTCTGCAAATAGGATAATACATGCGGGAGATTACACTGGTAAGGAAATAATAAATGGACTTATATCTGTTTTAGATGGTGTTAAAATTTTTGAAGATACTTTAGTTCTTGATTTGCTTGTGGAAGATAATATGGTGAAAGGTATTTTAGCAAAGAACCTGATTTTAAATCAAATTTTTATCGTATGGGCAAAAGTGGTGATACTGGCTACAGGTGGTGCCGGAAATCTTTTCTTAAACACGACAAATCCTGATACATCAACAGGTGATGGCATTTCACTTGCGGCACGACAAGGAGCAGTTTTGAAGGACATGGAATTCATGCAGTTTCATCCAACTGCATTACATGGCAAGGATGGGGAGAGATTTCTAATTACTGAAGCTATAAGAGGTGAAGGTGGCATACTTAGAAACGAAAAAGGTGTAAGATTTATGCCATTTTATCATAAGTTAAATGAACTTGCGCCACGGGATGTAGTATCAAGAGCAATTTTAAGCGAAATAAGCAAAAGCAAAATAGATTATGTATACTTAGATGTTTCCAATATTGATAAGAGTTTATTTAAGCAACGTTTTCCATCTATATTCGAAAAAATTGAAAAAATGGGTATTGACATTGAAAAAGATTATATACCTGTATCACCTGCTGCACATTATTACATGGGTGGAATCGCTACAGATCTAAACGGGGAAACTACTATAAAAGGGCTTTACGCTTGTGGAGAATGCGCTTGTACTGGCGTACAAGGAGCCAATAGGCTTGCCAGCAATTCATTATTGGAAGGTTTAGTTTTTTCTACGAGGGCTATTAGCGATTCCAAAAAATATTTAAACAATAAGATTGTTCCTTCTCATTTTCACAATAACGACAAAATTGATGTGGAAATAGATATAGATGGATTGAAGCACGAATTGCGCTATCTAATGGAGAAGAATGTTGGCATCATAAGGAGCGAAAACAGTTTAAAAACAATGCTTAATTGGCTAAAGCTTCATGAAAATATACTTTATATAAATGCAGATGATAGGGCGAAAAACGAACTTTTAAGTTTATACATTGTAAGCAAGTATATGACGATGTCTGCTCTTTTAAGAAAGGAAAGCCGAGGAAGTCATTTTAGAACTGATTACCCGGAAGAAAATGAAATGTACAGAAAACACATATTGATAAGAGGAGATGAAATTTATTTTGATGGACAGGATTATAGCACAAAAATTGATAGATAA
- the nadA gene encoding quinolinate synthase NadA codes for MQMDKDILNKIDKLKKERNAVILSHFYQRPEIQDIADFIGDSLELSRKAAETDANVVVFCGVHFMAETASILSPDKMVLLPNIGAGCPMAEMADYDGLLKLKEQHPDAYVVSYVNTTAEVKALSDICCTSANAVKVVNTIPKEKEVIFVPDKNLGRYVEKMTGRNMIIWQGYCNTHNKLSRLEVELTKERYPEAVILAHPECREDVLDIADGVFSTSGMIKFVKESNAREFIICTEDGILHQLQKKYPDKKFILPSNKLVCPNMKKTKIEDVLESLENLRPEVKVPDDIRRKAIIPIKRMLDVK; via the coding sequence ATACAAATGGATAAAGATATTTTAAATAAAATAGACAAGCTTAAGAAAGAGCGAAATGCAGTTATATTAAGTCACTTTTATCAAAGACCTGAGATTCAAGATATTGCTGATTTTATTGGAGATTCACTGGAATTATCCAGGAAAGCAGCAGAGACAGATGCAAATGTAGTCGTATTTTGCGGTGTTCACTTTATGGCTGAAACTGCCAGTATACTGTCACCTGATAAGATGGTGCTTCTTCCAAATATAGGTGCAGGCTGTCCTATGGCTGAAATGGCTGACTATGATGGACTTTTAAAGCTAAAAGAACAGCATCCAGACGCTTATGTGGTAAGCTATGTTAACACTACAGCAGAAGTAAAAGCGTTAAGCGACATATGCTGTACGTCTGCCAATGCTGTAAAAGTAGTAAATACAATACCGAAGGAGAAAGAAGTTATTTTTGTCCCAGACAAAAATTTGGGACGTTACGTGGAAAAGATGACAGGAAGAAATATGATAATTTGGCAAGGATACTGCAATACTCACAATAAGTTGTCAAGACTTGAAGTCGAATTGACAAAAGAAAGATATCCTGAAGCAGTGATTTTGGCTCATCCGGAATGCAGAGAAGATGTTTTAGATATTGCAGATGGAGTTTTCTCTACTTCTGGCATGATAAAATTTGTAAAAGAAAGCAATGCCCGTGAATTTATAATATGCACAGAAGATGGCATACTACATCAATTGCAGAAGAAATACCCTGATAAAAAATTTATACTTCCTTCTAATAAGCTGGTATGTCCCAACATGAAGAAGACGAAGATTGAAGATGTGTTAGAAAGCCTCGAAAATTTGCGGCCAGAAGTAAAAGTTCCTGATGATATTAGACGAAAAGCTATTATTCCAATTAAAAGGATGTTAGATGTAAAATGA
- a CDS encoding ferredoxin domain-containing protein gives MNVIELAAELMALSARTAPKASGQDFIETKVITGDDLKRLNEDMVKYGVESGKKNFDRDGKNVERSAAVLLVSLNKPKKAGLNCGACGYNKCDELPDFKKGTEFDGPMCAWRLIDLGIAIGSAVKTASMLNVDNRIMYRIGISAKRLNLIDGEIVVGIPLSATGKNIYFDR, from the coding sequence ATGAATGTTATCGAATTAGCAGCAGAACTCATGGCTTTGTCTGCAAGAACAGCACCGAAAGCGTCTGGGCAGGACTTTATAGAGACAAAAGTCATAACCGGAGATGACTTGAAAAGGCTTAATGAAGATATGGTTAAATACGGAGTAGAATCTGGAAAGAAAAATTTTGATAGGGACGGCAAAAATGTCGAAAGATCCGCGGCTGTACTGCTTGTTTCTCTTAACAAACCAAAAAAAGCTGGTCTAAACTGCGGAGCTTGCGGATACAACAAGTGTGATGAGTTGCCAGATTTCAAAAAGGGAACAGAATTTGACGGTCCTATGTGCGCTTGGAGGCTTATTGATTTGGGCATTGCAATAGGATCTGCAGTAAAGACTGCCAGCATGCTAAATGTAGATAATCGAATAATGTACAGGATCGGCATAAGCGCAAAAAGATTAAATCTTATAGATGGTGAAATCGTAGTAGGCATACCATTGTCAGCTACAGGGAAAAACATATACTTTGATAGATAA
- a CDS encoding YitT family protein, with translation MSEKVKKIVMDFIWITIGTLLLTLSLDLFLIPNQIAPGGVSGLAIVLNYIFKWPVGAVTLLINIPLFLISIKVLGSVFGAKTLYSTLLLGVSIDALSFLKPMTHNPMLAAVYGGLIMGLGLGIVIKYGATTGGTDLAAMTLHKYIPFLTVGRILLIIDFIIIALAGIEFSPELALYALATEFIAIKVIDVIQEGTDYERIAIIISDKYDEISHSILYDMDRGVTELKGVGGYSKQEKNVLLVVVNRSEVTTLRNVVKKIDPKAFVILSTAHEVLGEGFRNM, from the coding sequence ATGAGCGAAAAGGTAAAAAAGATCGTAATGGATTTTATTTGGATCACAATAGGGACACTGTTGCTTACTTTATCACTTGACTTGTTCTTGATACCTAACCAAATTGCTCCTGGTGGTGTAAGCGGACTTGCCATCGTTTTAAATTATATTTTCAAGTGGCCTGTTGGAGCTGTCACGCTTCTTATAAATATCCCGCTATTTTTAATATCAATCAAAGTTTTGGGTTCGGTCTTTGGAGCTAAGACTCTGTACTCTACACTGCTTCTTGGCGTTTCAATTGATGCACTATCGTTTTTAAAGCCTATGACGCATAACCCGATGTTGGCGGCTGTTTATGGTGGGCTTATAATGGGCTTAGGTCTTGGAATTGTTATTAAGTACGGGGCTACGACAGGCGGTACTGACCTTGCGGCAATGACGCTTCACAAGTACATACCTTTTTTGACCGTTGGCAGGATTTTGCTCATAATAGATTTTATAATAATTGCATTGGCGGGAATCGAGTTTAGTCCAGAGCTTGCTCTATATGCACTGGCGACAGAATTTATTGCGATAAAGGTAATAGATGTCATTCAAGAAGGAACTGATTACGAAAGAATCGCTATAATTATTTCTGATAAGTACGATGAAATAAGCCATTCCATCCTGTACGACATGGATAGGGGTGTTACAGAGCTAAAAGGTGTTGGAGGATATTCTAAACAGGAAAAAAACGTTTTGCTGGTGGTTGTAAATAGAAGTGAAGTAACCACATTAAGAAATGTCGTCAAAAAAATAGACCCAAAAGCTTTTGTGATTTTGTCTACAGCTCATGAAGTTTTAGGTGAAGGATTTAGAAACATGTAA
- a CDS encoding WecB/TagA/CpsF family glycosyltransferase encodes MAGRFVIFDVPIDKVNMKQAVDTVEKFLSEDKLHMVATPNAEIVMMAQKDPEYKDILNKTDLNVPDGSGVIFASKIYKEELPERVAGFDLMMELIKVASAKKYKIYLLGAKSDVVKGAYLNLKRQYSGIDIVGFHDGYFSKYDEAEIINDINEKNTDLLFVALGAPKQEKWIYENRNKLKAKVAIGVGGSFDVIAGKVTRAPGIYRKLGLEWFYRLLKEPWRYKRMMALPKFAVKVLLSKKPK; translated from the coding sequence ATGGCTGGAAGGTTTGTGATTTTTGATGTGCCAATTGATAAAGTCAATATGAAACAAGCTGTTGATACTGTAGAAAAATTTTTATCTGAAGATAAACTTCACATGGTTGCCACTCCAAATGCTGAGATTGTGATGATGGCACAGAAAGATCCTGAGTATAAAGATATTTTAAATAAGACAGACTTAAATGTTCCTGATGGCAGTGGTGTTATTTTTGCATCAAAGATCTACAAGGAAGAGCTGCCTGAGCGAGTTGCGGGATTTGACTTGATGATGGAGCTTATCAAAGTTGCATCTGCAAAAAAGTATAAAATATATCTTTTAGGTGCTAAATCTGATGTGGTGAAAGGTGCATATCTTAATTTAAAAAGGCAATACAGCGGAATCGACATAGTTGGGTTTCACGATGGATATTTTAGTAAATACGATGAAGCTGAAATCATAAATGATATAAATGAGAAAAATACAGATTTATTATTTGTTGCATTAGGAGCACCAAAGCAAGAGAAATGGATATATGAGAATAGAAATAAATTAAAAGCAAAAGTGGCAATTGGCGTTGGTGGAAGTTTTGACGTAATAGCAGGGAAAGTTACTCGCGCGCCAGGGATTTACAGGAAGTTGGGATTAGAGTGGTTTTATCGCCTTTTGAAAGAACCGTGGAGATATAAGCGAATGATGGCATTGCCTAAATTCGCAGTTAAAGTGTTGCTTTCCAAAAAACCAAAGTAA